The Streptomyces achromogenes DNA segment TCTCTTCGCTGACCCCGACCGCATCGTCCGGCGGTTCGCGTACCGGCTTGCCATCGAGGGCCAACTGCTCCATCCCGCTGAGCTGGCCCGCGCGGCCGCCGGGGACCAGGACACCGTGGTCCAGGACCTGTGTGCCAAAGCGGCGCTCACGGCTCTGGGGGATGAGGATGCCTACGAGGGTGTGCTGCCTCCACTGCTGTCCGCACGCAACCCGCGTACCCGTTCGGCCGGCGTCACCGCGCTGAGACGGGCGGGGCGGGCAGAGCAGGCGGAGCCGTTTCTCAGCGACCGTTCCGCGCTCGTGCGTGCTTGTGCCCGGTATGTCGTACGACAGCAGGGTGTTGACCCGGCGGTCTGGTACCGGGAGCGGTGCACGACACCGGACGACCCCGATTTGCCGCCTGGTGCGGTCATCGGGCTGGCCGAGTGCGGGAACCGCGCGGACGCCGGGCTGCTGCGGCTGCTGCTCGTGCACCCAGCGGCCGGGGTGCGGGCGCGAGCGGTGGCAGGGCTGCGGGCGCTGGACTGCGCGGATGCGGAGCAGTTGCGGCCGCTCCTCGACGACCCTGCCGCCGGTGTCGTCCGCGAGACCGCCGCCGCCCTGCTGCCCTCGGCCAAGGAACTGCCCGCCGACTGGCTATTGGAGCGCACCAGTACCGACCGGCCGCGGCACGTCCGCGTCGGCGCGTTCCGGCTGCTCGACGCGCGCGGCGGCACAGTGGCGCTACGGGCGGCGGTCGGTCTGTTCCAGGACCCGGATATGAAGCTGCGCACCTGGGCCGCGCAATCAGTGCAGCGCTGGCATCCGTCGCCTGACGGGCGGCGCGGCGACGCAGAGGTGGGTGAACTGCTCGACCAGAGCCGACACCTCTTCAGCGACCACATGCTGCGCCGACGCAAGTGGGAAGCCGGGGTGGACAGCTGAGACTGCACCGCGGTCCAGAACTCTGCTCAGCACTCGCCCCCCGGTGGCCCTGGTGACAGCACGCCTGCCTTGGTGACAACTATCGTGCTTTGGCTCAGCGTCCCGGCTCAACGCTGGGCACTCAATTGGCCAGATTGCACACTCACTGGACAACTAGCGCACTCAGTCACACCGTGCCGGTCGGGGTGGTTGGTGTCGTGTATGGGGACGTCCACCTCGTAGATGCGCAGGTGCATGACGTCCAGCTCCACTCTCTGCTCGGTGTTGGTGCCTCGGTGTTGAGGGACCACCGCGACCGCCCCGGCCTCCGTCGAACGGGGCCGGGGCGGCACGGAGCGTCCGTCACGCCGGTGAGGGCGGGTCAGAACTCCGGATGGATCGTGATGGGCCGCCGGGGATCACCAGCGTTGGTGTGGACGGTGCGGCGGTGCGCGGCGAGGCCGGCGCCTCCGCCCTGGATCGGCAGGTGGCACTCGGGGAAGCCGCGCCACCACTCATCCCCGGACGGAAGGTCGGCCGGGGTGAGCGGGTGCGGTCCGTCGGCGGCGCGACTCATGCGACCGCGTCCGCGAACTGCGCCTGAAGGTCCGCGCGGCCCTCGGGGTCGTCGTCCTGGTCGTCGACGCCGTCGCCGTGGACGGTGCAGACGATGTCCGGATCGCTGTCCATGGCGCCGGTCAGTGCCTTGTGCAGGTCGGTGACCGAGTAGACCGGCGCCCATGCCTGCCCTGCGCACTCCGGGTCGGTGGGGCAGGACAGCAGCACGTCGAAGCCGTAATCGCCCTCGCCGTCGACGTCGGCGCGGAAGGCCAGGGTGAGGTACTGCTGCCCGAGGCGGATCTCCGCGACGCGGTCCGGGCCGGTCACCAGGTCCGAGCCCGGCCGCCACGTCCACAGAGGCAGGATCTCCGGGCCGAAGAACCGGCGGACCAGGAGCAGGTCACCCAGTCCGTTGCCGCCGTCACGCCCGAGGTCAGCCTCGCGGCGCTCGGAAAGCCGCTTCAACAGCGGCTCCAGGCGGTACAGGTTGTCGGCGAAGACGATCGTGTTGAAGCCTTCGGCGGCCAGCTGCTGGTGCGAGTACGTCATCGCCTTGTGCTGGGCGCGGACGACGTCGTCGGGCACGCGCCGGTAGGCCGGGCGCGGGTGCTGCCGTTCCAGGCACACCCGAAATTCTCTGGAGATCGCCTACCCTGATGCGCACTTTCGGCGGAGTTCTTGCAGCTCAGTGGCTATGAGTGAGCACCGTAGTGATCGCAACAGGTGTGGTGCAAGACAGGGCCTAATTCTTCACCCTTCGAGTCTGATGCTCCATCGCCTCACCGAATGGCCAGGTCCTTCCAGTGCCCTGGCGGTGATGACCCCGACTTCGGCAATAGCGCGTGCCTCCGGCATGATCAACAGCAGTCAGTTCTGATGCCAGGCTGGAGCCGCCGATGGATGTGACCGAGTCAGGACATAATTCGCGGGTGTCCGCATACGTGACCGCGGGAGCACGGCTGTCCCTGTTCAGCGACCGTCGGCTTGGGGATGCAGTGGCCGCCGCGCCAAGTCTCGGTTCCGGTATCGGAGGCAGGTCGGCGGAGATGGAGATCGAGGGGATACGCGTCTTCGTCAAGCGGGTCCCGCTGACGGACATCGAGTTGCAACCGGAGCACGTGCGGTCGACCGCTAACCTCTTCGAGCTTCCCCTCTTCTACCAGTACGGGGTGGGATCGGCGGGGTTCGGTGCTTGGCGTGAGCTGGCCGCTCACATATTGGCCACAGGCTGGGTGCTGAAGAACGAGTACGCGGGCTTCCCGCTGCTCTATCACTGGCGGGTTTTGCCAGACAGTGCCCCTGCCGACTTCGTTGACGAGTTCGGGGGCATTGAGGGGGCGGTTTCCCATTGGGAGGGGTCGCCAGCCGTGCGCCGTCGGCTGAAGGCCATCGGAGGGTCATCCTTCAGCCTGGTGCTGTTCTTGGAACACGTGCCCCAGACGCTCGCCGCATGGCTCAGCAACGCCCGTCATGCGGCCTGGCGGGGTCCAGGTGGCGAGTCGTCCTACGAGTGGCTCGAGGATGCGCTGCTGCGGGGGACGGAGTTCATGAGTGCGCGCGGACTGGTCCACTTCGACTCACACTTCGCCAACCTGCTCACTGACGGCCGGCAGGTGTACTTTGCGGACTTCGGGCTCGCGTTGAGCCGCGACTTCGACCTTTCGGCGAAGGAGAGCGCCTTCCTCGCCGATCATCTTGTGTACGACCGCTGCTACGCACCGGGCCACCTCCTTCGCCATCACCTGCCCGACGGTGTGCGTGGTGGCAGCACCGAACACGAACACGGGGCCTTCCTGCGAGCCTGGGTCGAAGGCCACAGGCCCGACGGCGTTCCGTCCGACATCGGCGCGATCATCGACCGTCACGCGCCGCATGCAATCGTCCTGGACGACTTTCACCAGCGACTGCTCACGCAGAGCAAGCGCACTCCGTTCCCCGCAGCCGAGATCAAGCGGGCCCTGGCCAGGACATCACCGGCAGGATGGTGACTGCCGTGGCCTGCTGTGCGGCACGCCGCTGTCACCCGCTGGTCATCGGTTTTTTGGGCAGCGTGCCGACCGTCAGGAAGAACGTGACGGCGTAGGTGAAGCGACCCGTGCGCACGGCATCGTCGAACTGGGCCACGAACCGTTCCGCGTCGATGGGATCAAGGTAGCCCCGGGCCGCAGCGGTGTAGGCCCAGGTGCGCAGGCCCATGACATTGTCGGCCGCCGATGGGTCGCGCACGACCAGCGTCCGGGCTTCCACTGTGATGTCGTGGAGGCCGCGGACCGCGAGCAGTCCGGCGTGCCGGTGGGCCAGCGAGCCGTTGCGCAGCGCCACCTCGGCCCGGAAGCGCAGCACATGGCCGGCAAGCTCCTGGTCGTCGATATCGAGTACCTGGGTGTCGTAGTCCGGGTCTGCCAATGCGACCCGGCCACCGGGGCGTACGACTCGCAGTAGCTCGTCCAGCACCTGGACGGGGTCGGCGACATGCTGCAGGACCCGGTCAGCCCAGGCGCCGTCGAACTGGCACGCTCCGAATGGCAGCCGGTGCCCGTCCGCGACTGCAGCACGCGGCAGTCCTCGCGCCCGGGCCTGCGAGATCATCGTGAAGGAGCTGTCGACCGCGACGACCTCGGCCCCGCAGCGCGAGCGCAGGGCCACAGCGGCGTCCCCGGTACCCGCTCCGACCTCGAGGAACAGTCCGCCGGCCTCGACACGAAGAAACTCCTGCAGCCGCTGCTTGTAGGCAGCGTAGAACGGCTCCGCAGCCAACCGGTCCAAGACGTGAACCCAATCGGAGGGCCGGGGCTGGGTGTCCACCGACGTGAAGCCATGAGCAACACCGTGATCGTTCATGGGAGCACGCTAGCGCCCCACCAGGCCGGTGAGCCTTTCCGGTCAGAGCATTAGTTAGGCGAAGCCGCCATTGCACAGCAGGAGTTGGCCGTTGATCCACTGGCCTCGTGAAGAGCACAGGAAGTCCATGGTTCGCGGTGCCTCACAAAGGGCCCCGACGTCGGTCGGGGCCCCTTGCCGTTCTTCACCTTTCCGTGGGGCGGGCGGTGTTGAGTCGGCTGATCAGCTGCCGGTTAGCCGCCCGTGCAGCCTGCAGTTCCTCGTCTCGTTCCTCAAGCTGGCCGGTCAGGTCGACCACTTGTTGTTCCAGCCTGGTGATCAGGCTCTTGAGCTGTTCGACGTCGTCGGGGGCCCCGAGCCCGGACTCTCGCCAAGCCTGCTCGCCAAGGAGTTCCGAGAGCTTGTTCTCCAGGTGCCTGACGCGCGCGGCAAGACGGTTGCCGCGGTCCAGTGTGTTCGCCAGGTCTGCCTGGAGCGAGGCCCTGCTGACGACAGGGCTGGCGTCGTCGGCCGGGTGGTTCGGCGCCGGCGGCGTGGACCTGGGCGAGCAGGTCTTTGTGGCGGTAGAGGAAGGCGCGGTCGACTCCGGCCTGCCGTGCGATGCCCGAGACGCTGATGGCCGTGCCGGCGCGTCTGGCGGCGTTGATGGCCTTGATAACGCGCTGGCGGCGGCGGGCTGAATCCGCCTTGCGACCCTCAATCAGGGGGTTGGCGTTCATGCGGTCCGGTTCGGTCGGAGGTCGGGCAGGGGCTGGCGGATGCGGGGCAGGCCGAGGTGGACGACGCTGTTGCGGGCGCGTCGGACCAGGGCGGTGGCGTGGTCGATCTCGGCGCGTTCTTCGTCGGTGAGCTCGTCGACGGAGTCTTTGACGCGGCGGATCAGACGGCGGACGCGGCTGATTTCCTCGTCGGAGGGCAAGGCATCGCTTCTCGCCCAGTCGTCGGCGTCGACCGTGGCAAGGAGACGCTCGCGGTTGCGTAGCAAATCGGCGAGGTAGGTCTCCAGATCAGGCAGGTAGGAGACGTCGGTGCGGAAGTGGCCACAGCCGACGCAGCGGAATCGGACGGGGCAGTCCTGGCCGTTCGCGGCGACGTTGGACGGTTCGCTACAGACGCCGTAGGGGACGGCGACCTCGCCGACGGCTCGCCGGAGGTGTTCGGTGTCCAGTAGGGCCTTGGCCTGCCTCCAGACGCGGTTGCCGTGACGGTCGAACTGCATCTGGGTGACCCGCTCGACAGCCTCCCGGCGGCGTTCTTCCCCGACACGGTAGTACTGCTGCGTGGTGACCAACTGCTCGTGGTCTATGAGCAGCTGAAGGACGTCCACGGCGACTCCGGCGTCCGCGTGGCGTTGCGCCTAGGTGTGCCGGTAGGCGTAGGGGAAGATCTTGGTCTTGTCGAACGGCAGCCTCTTGGTAACGAGCTGTCCCTCGACTGCGACCTTGGCGATGACGTGGATGTCGGGCAGCGAGTCAACCCAGATCCGGTGTCTTCCGGACACCCACGTGGGGCTGATGGAACGGGTGCCGTCCACGCAGTAGGTCGTCGGCAACAGCTTGAGCCGGTTCAGCGGCGTGCCCGGGTACCCGGCGCGGACGCGTTCTTGTTGCTCGGTGATGAGGCCGGCGGTCGCTTCCGGGATGGGAAGGCGGCGGCCGTAGCGGTGTGACTTGTAGTTGTCGTAGACGAGGACCGGCTTGCCGTCGCCGTCCCGCTGTAGATAGTCCCAGGGCAGTTTGCAGACTTCGACCGGGCGCCGGCCGGTGTCGACGAGGAGTTCGACGGTGAGGCGGAATTCCCGGTTGTGTTCCTGTTCCAGCTGCGGCAGGTGCGCGCAGAGAACCTCCATGACCTCGGGAGGCAGGTCGTGACCGGCTTCGTCATCGTCGGGCAGGGCGGGCACGTCCTCCAGCCCCATGGCGAAGTCGTCCGGGAGTCCGTGCAGTGGCTGGGTCGGCCGAGTCAGTCCCATCGACCGCATCCGCATCAGGACGCGGCGTACATACATGCAGTGATCGTGGCGGCTCCTGAGCGTGATGTCCCCGCGTTGTTCGAGGAAGGCCATGCGGTTGCCGAACGCGACGATGTCTCCGCGGCCCAGAGCCGCCCGGTGAGTGCCGTGGTCCGGGCGCTGCAAGCGCAGGCTCTCGGACAGCTTCTCCAGCGAGTTGAGCCGGGACTGGACCGTATCGCCAACGTTGTTGCCGCGGCGCCGGGGAAGGTCGTCCCACGCCCACATCTTCGCGGCTTGCCGCAGCCAGGGCTGGGTAATGCCGGTGAACCGGAGCCACTTGGTGTGGCCGAACGCCTGGAGATCCCACAAGTCCTTGTGGCGCTCAGTTTCGGGGGACATTCCGCGGCGGCTGGAGTACCGGACGAAGGCGTCGCGCAGCTGCCGGTGCAGTCCGCTGCTCTGGTCGGTCAGCTCCAGTTCCTCGATCGAGGACACCTGCCGTCGGCGCAGCAGGTCGCAGAACGGGCGCAGCTTGTAGTACGGGGTCCGCACGCAGTCCCGGATCCGCTCCTGCAGGCCGTACAGGACTTCGGCGACGACACGGTCAGGCAGGCCGCGCAGGTTGACCTCGTTGGCCTCGTCGATCGGCGTCACCGTGCGCCGCCAGTGGTCTTCGGCGAAGTCCCTGATGCGGTGTCGAAGGTCACGCAGCCGTGCTTTGTGAGCCTCGCAGTAGGGCGCGGTCTTCCCCGGCCGCTGCCGCACACAGGCCGCGGTCTGGCACAACCCGTACGACTCCAGTGCTCTCACATCTGGGTGGAGGAGGAAGTCTTCCATTGGCAGCTTCAGCGTGACCGTCCGCTGGTAGTGGTGCGCCGCGCACAACCGGACGCGTGCACCCTTCCAGGGCCGCGGACAGTCGGCGATCACGCAGTTCTCGATGCCGAGATACCGCCCGGCCTGGGCCGCGGGCGACGCGGCGAACTCCTCGGGGCTGAGGTCCTGCCATTGTCGCTTCCAGCGGCTCCGGCAGCCGGAGCACAGCCCACAGGCGTAGGTGCTGGCGCGGTAGCAATCCGGAACGATGCAGGCCTTCACGCCCAGGTAGAGGTGGTCGTGCGGGAAGTGCAGCAGCCGCGTCTGCGGCTCCCAGCCCAGCAGTGACAGGAAGTCCGGGTCGACAGCCCCCCATAGCTCTGCGGTGACCGCTTCGAACTCGTCCGTCGCGGGCAGGGACATTGGCTGGCTGATCGTCACCGGCCCACTCCGTCGAGCAGTTCGCGTGGCGTCGGCACTCGCTCGACCGCGGCGCGCAAGCGCCCGGGGGAGGGATGTAGATACGGCTGGGCCGACGCAGGCTGCGACTGCCCCAGCAGGTTCTGGATCTCATCGAGCGTGCCGTCGGCGCCCGCGACGTTGCTGGCAAAGCCATGGCGCATTCGGTGCGGCGCCACACGCTCCTGGACTCCGGCTCGCCGGGCCAGGGCCTCGATGAGATCGCCGATCGCGTCCGGCGAGACCAGCGACCCCAGCGGCGGGCGAAAGAGGTTGACCAGCAGGAAGTCGCTGCCGCCAGCGCCCAGACGCTCATGCCGTTCAGCGGCGTACTGGTCGAAAGCCTGCACGACGAGGAAGTCCACTGGCATCACCCAGGCGCGGCGGGACTTCGACCACGCCCCGTTGGGGTTTTGCCGCCGCACGACATGCAGGTGAGGGCCTTCCGCCTCACAGCCCAGCGCGCGGGAGTTCATCAGCAGGTGGCAGTCCTCGCGGCGCAGCCCGGCCACTTGGCCCCGGCGCAGTCCGACCCGGGCCAGAAGCAGCACGATCAGCCGGTCCCGTGCGTTGCGGCATGCCTGGAACATCGCGACCACCGCTTCGTCGCTGGTCCGGTCCACCTGTGATTCCGGTTCCTGCAGCCGGTGCCGTGCCTTCAGCCGGTACTCCAGCCCGGCACC contains these protein-coding regions:
- a CDS encoding methyltransferase domain-containing protein; amino-acid sequence: MNDHGVAHGFTSVDTQPRPSDWVHVLDRLAAEPFYAAYKQRLQEFLRVEAGGLFLEVGAGTGDAAVALRSRCGAEVVAVDSSFTMISQARARGLPRAAVADGHRLPFGACQFDGAWADRVLQHVADPVQVLDELLRVVRPGGRVALADPDYDTQVLDIDDQELAGHVLRFRAEVALRNGSLAHRHAGLLAVRGLHDITVEARTLVVRDPSAADNVMGLRTWAYTAAARGYLDPIDAERFVAQFDDAVRTGRFTYAVTFFLTVGTLPKKPMTSG
- a CDS encoding DUF6262 family protein, which codes for MNANPLIEGRKADSARRRQRVIKAINAARRAGTAISVSGIARQAGVDRAFLYRHKDLLAQVHAAGAEPPGRRRQPCRQQGLAPGRPGEHTGPRQPSCRARQAPGEQALGTPWRAGLARVRARGPRRRRTAQEPDHQAGTTSGRPDRPA
- a CDS encoding protein kinase family protein, with the protein product MDVTESGHNSRVSAYVTAGARLSLFSDRRLGDAVAAAPSLGSGIGGRSAEMEIEGIRVFVKRVPLTDIELQPEHVRSTANLFELPLFYQYGVGSAGFGAWRELAAHILATGWVLKNEYAGFPLLYHWRVLPDSAPADFVDEFGGIEGAVSHWEGSPAVRRRLKAIGGSSFSLVLFLEHVPQTLAAWLSNARHAAWRGPGGESSYEWLEDALLRGTEFMSARGLVHFDSHFANLLTDGRQVYFADFGLALSRDFDLSAKESAFLADHLVYDRCYAPGHLLRHHLPDGVRGGSTEHEHGAFLRAWVEGHRPDGVPSDIGAIIDRHAPHAIVLDDFHQRLLTQSKRTPFPAAEIKRALARTSPAGW
- a CDS encoding tyrosine-type recombinase/integrase; protein product: MPSGTRYWTVIDDGLDVVRPADHWLRHLRFGQHRAELTTKAYAGDVALYLSWCRRTGRDWRVAAQDLGLFMVWLKYTPVQADGSVGAVVSGPGAVPVRGERRVNRVLTGVRGLLAHAIRIGEVPPWMLGQIYELADTRDLPHEAHAEGAGLEYRLKARHRLQEPESQVDRTSDEAVVAMFQACRNARDRLIVLLLARVGLRRGQVAGLRREDCHLLMNSRALGCEAEGPHLHVVRRQNPNGAWSKSRRAWVMPVDFLVVQAFDQYAAERHERLGAGGSDFLLVNLFRPPLGSLVSPDAIGDLIEALARRAGVQERVAPHRMRHGFASNVAGADGTLDEIQNLLGQSQPASAQPYLHPSPGRLRAAVERVPTPRELLDGVGR